CTTTAGACAGCCTGTCCTTATTATGAGCGATGAAGTCTTAGGGCATATGCGGGAGAAAATAGTTCTCCCGGAGCCAGGGTCTTATCCTGTGGTAAACAGAAAGCGCCCTGTGGATGTTCCTGAGAAGTTTGTACCCTATCGCCCAGACCCTCAAGACGATTTGCCCTGCATGGCTTCCTTTGGGGATGGCTATACCTGGCATGTGACAGGTTTAACCCATAACGACTGGGGGTTCCCTACAAATAATTCAGAAGAAATAGAAAGAAAAATGCTTCGTCTTATGAGAAAAGTGGATCGTTTCAGAGATGACATCGTAGAGTATGAGACCGAAAATGTGGATGACGCCGATGTTATAGTGCTTTCCTTCGGAAGCGTTGCACGATCGAGTTTGCGCGCGGTAAGAGAGGCCCGCAGCAGAGGGCTCCGTGCTGGCTACTTTAGACCTATTACCCTTTGGCCTTTCCCTGATAAGGAGATAGAGCGCCTTGCCCGTAAAACAAGAACCATCATTGTTCCTGAGCTTAACTGCGGACAAATGGTTCTGGAAGTGGAGCGGGCAGTGCACGGGAAAGCCAAGGTGGTTCCTCTAAATCTAGTGAACGGAGAACTTTTCCACCCTGAAGACATCCTTTCCGCTATTGAGGAGGTGGCGTAGATGCCGAGTCAAGACGTTATGAGCTGGCTGAGGACGCGTTTCTTCCCCCACATCTGGTGTCCAGGATGCGGACACGGGATTATTATGCATGCCTTGCTTCGTGCTCTCGTAGAGTTAGATAAGAAAAAAAGCCAGACAGTGATTGCGTCAGGAATAGGTTGTTCAAGTCGTATGCCAGGCTATATAGATGCTTGTACAGTGCATACTACCCATGGCCGTTCTCTTGCTTTTGCCACAGGAATTAAATTAGCGAATCCTTCCCTTACTGTTGTTGACGTTATGGGAGATGGTGATTGCTCGGCCATAGGAGGGAACCACTTTATTCATGCGTGTAGACGCAACATCGATATTACAGCCATTGTAATGAATAACAATATCTATGGAATGACAGGAGGACAAGCTTCTCCTACCACTCCCCAGGGGGCTTTGGCAACTACAACTCCATACGGGGCAATAGACCCGGCCTTTGATATTTGTCGGCTGGCAGAAGGCGCCGGTGCCTCTTATGTAGCAAGGGCAACTATTGCCAACCCGAAAATGGCTGAACAATATATTGCAAATGGCATAAAGAAAAAAGGGTTTGCTGTTATTGAGATCGTTTCGAGCTGCCATACTCAATTTGGACGAAGAAACAAACGGCGTACCCCAATCGATAACATTAATTATTTCAAGGAAAACACCGTAACTTTGGCGAGATCCAAAAACATGTCTTCTGAGGAACTCGCAGGGAAAATAGTAGTGGGAGAATTTGTTAATAAAGACATTCCCGAATATACAGAGCAGTATCTCTCTCTCATAGAAAGAGTAAGGGGGAAGGATCATGAGTAGGTATGAGATCCGTTTTGCCGGTTCAGGCGGGCAGGGGATAATTCTTGCTGCTGTTATTGCAGGAGAAGCTGCGGCCCTGTATGAGGAGAACCTCTATGTAGTGCAGACACAGTCTTATGGTCCTGAAGCTAGAGGCGGCAAATCCAAGGCCGAGGTTGTTATTTCTACAGTACCTATAGATTATCCAAAAGTAACAAGACCAAATCTGCAGGTGATCTTGACCCAGCAGGCTTGTGAAGAGTTTTCAGCCGATACACTTCCTGGCGGAAGAATAATTTTTGATGACAGCTTTGTCACAGATTTTCCACAGGTAGATGCCTATATATATCAGTTGCCAATTTCTAGAATTGCCCGGGAACAGCTTGGGCGTGAGCTTGTAACGAATATGGTGGCCCTGGGGGCAGTAGCTCGAGTTCTCGAGCTTGAAAATATTGTCCGGCCTGAGTCTGTAAAGAAAGCTATATTGGAAAAAGTACCAGCAGGAACAAAAGAACTGAACGCAAAAGCTTTCGATGAAGGCTACCAGGTGTTCAAAAAAAGCTTACATTTGTAATCAACACACCCCTCGATAGAAGCAGGACTGCGCGGGTTTTCCGGGCAGAATGACCAGCTGGTGAAATAATATCAGCTGGTCTTTTTCATTTTTGATGTATTATATATAGAATTACGACCAATGTTAGGAGTGTATGCGATGCAGATGCTTGTTATAGTACTTAATAAGGTAGACAAGGTTGAAAGTCTTTTTAAGGAGTTTATTAACATAGGTGTTCGAGGGGCTACCATTATTGACAGTAAGGGGATGGCACGTGTTCTTCATGAGGATATCGATAAAATTCCTCTTTTTGGTTCCATTAAGATGCTGATTAACGATCAGTATCCCTACAATAAAACCATTTTTGTTGTTTTAGAGGATGAACAAGTCCAACCGGCCATAGATGCCGTTAAAAGAGTAGTAGAAGATCTTTCTAAGCCTGATGTTGGAATACTATTTACCATACCTGTTAATTGCGTTGAGGGCCTTGCTTCCAACCATCGTAACTAATCATCCACTCTGTTTTTCTTTTCTTTACGAGGTCACAAAATATAATTTAAGGAGAGTCTTTTTCTGTGCATGTTTTGTATTATTTCGCCCTTGTTCTTCTTGCTGGAATTTTTATGGCTAAAGTTACAAGGAAGCTGAGACTTCCAAATGTGACAGGGTATATTTTGGCAGGAATTGTTATAGGACCTTCTCTTGGAAAGTTGATTCCCAAAGAAGTGGTGTCATCTTTTTTTATTGTTTCAGAAGTAGCTTTAGGTTTTATTGCCTATAGTATAGGCAGTGAGTTTAACTTGAAGCATATTCGAAAAATCGGGTTGTCAGTTGTATGGATTACTCTCATGGAATCCTTATGTGCGGTTTTTGCTGTGACGTTAGCCATGATATTTGTTTTCCACCAGCCCCTTCATTTCAGTCTTGTTCTTGGATCCATAGCGGCAGCTACGGCTCCTGCTGCCACCATTCTTGTCATAAGGCAATACAAGGCCAAAGGGGTATTAGTAGATACTCTTCTGCCCGTAGTTGCTATGGATGATGCAGTTGCCATTCTTGCTTTTGGTGTTGCGGTGGCTTTCGCAGAATCCCTTGTTTCCAATAATTCTGCTATTCCCATGGCATCTGTTGTTTTGAGAGTCTTCAACGAAGTTTTTTTCTCATTGCTTCTTGGTCTGGTTCTGGGACTCTTCCTTTCGTTTATGTCGGGGCGCGTTAAGGGGGAGGATGCACTTCTTTCTCTGACGATAGGCTGTATTTTTTTAGGCATAGGTCTTGCGTCGAAATTCGGACTTTCGTCTCTCTTCGTAGCGATGATGATTGGGGCTGTAGTTTCAAATCTGGTTTATTCTTGTGACAGAGTCCTCTCTGTAGTAGATCGTTTCACGCCTCCAATTTTTCTTGCTTTTTTTACTATCTCAGGTGCGGATTTGCAGCTGGGAATGTTGCCTAAAGTGGGTCTCATAGGGGTTGGATATGTTGTTTTTCGTGTAATAGGGAAAATTTTAGGAGCATATGCTGGAGCTCGAATGACCAATTCGCCTCCAACTGTACAAAAATATCTTGGGCTGACCCTTGTGCCTCAGGCTGGTGTTGCTATAGGCCTCTCTCTTTTAGCAGAACAAACCCTCCCTGGTATGGGGGTTGCATTGCGTAATATTATACTTGGGTCAACTGTAATATATGAGCTTTTCGGTCCTGTAATCGCTAAGCAGGCCTTAGTAATGGCAGGGGAGATAAAAGAGTCCTAATAAATACGTAGGGGAATTTAATAATGAGGCAGAGCCAGTGCCCATGTTAAGAAAAAGGAGTTTGGGAAGGATGCAAAAGTGTTGAATCAGTTTCATCCCTGCGGGCATGATGAAATAATTAACCTTAAAATTGAAACCATTAGCAGTGACGGGAGCGGCATCGCTCGACGCCCCAAAGATGGTCTTGTTTACTTTGTTCCAGGAGCCCTGCCGGAAGAAGAGATCAGGGTCAGAGTAACAAAAAAGAAGAGGGATTACGCTATTGGTGAGATACAGGAAATAATAGCGCCCCATCCTCAGCGGGTTACGCCGTTATGTTCCTGGTATGGACAATGTGGCGGTTGTCAGCTTCAGCACTGTTCTTATGATAAACAACTTGAAATCAAAAGAACAATTGTAGAAGAAGCTTTTTCTCGCGTGGCTCATATTCCCGTCAGAAATATTTTGGCACCTTGCATTGCAAGTCCAAAAGAATGGGGATACCGAAACAAGGCATCCTTCCCCGTGCGAAACAACGCAGGCAAGACTGATATAGGTTTTTTTAGAAGGCGCAGCCATTCTATTATTCCTATAGACACGTGCCCCGTTCTGGAACCAGCTCTTAATCATATGTTGAGTTACTTTATAGATTCTTTAGAGTGCATAAATCTGCCCCCATACGATGAAAAAAAACATTCGGGTCTGTTGCGTCACGTTATTTTCAGGTGTGGCAGTTTTTCCAAAGAATTATTAGCATGCCTTGTCGTACGCAAAAGCCTTTCTTCTTCAGAAATGAAAAGAGTAGAGCAACAGTGGCAAAGCTTTCAGTTTCCAGAGTTTTCCTTTGTAGGAATTTTAGAAAACAAGAATATCTCTCCTGGAAACACAATACTGGGGCAGAATTCGAGGAGCGTTCAGGGACGCGAGTGGCTGAGAGAGTTTCTTAATTCTAAAGAGTTTCATTTTGATGGTACGGCATTTTTTCAGGTTAACAGTTATCAGGCAGCGCGGCTTTTTACATATAGTGCCAACTGCTTTTCGGATAAAGGGCAGGGAAGGGCTCTTGAATTGTATTCTGGAGTAGGGGCATTATCTCTTTTTCTGGCCTCAAAATTTGATAATTTAGTGACAGTTGAGGATTGGCCGAGTGCTGTAGAAGCTATGAGGAAAAATCTGGAGCTTAACGATTTTCATAACGTATCTCCTCATACTGGCAGGGCTGAAGATGTTATTTTTCATTTAGACGGGCCATTTAATTCTGTGATTCTGGACCCTCCACGCAGTGGCTGCAACCGACAGGTCATTCAACGCATTTTAGAGTGGAAACCGCAACAAATACTTTACGTTGCATGTAATCCAGCTACTTTAGCCAGGGATATTGCGTTGCTTTATGAAGGGGGATACCGTTTGGAGAAACTCCAGCCTTTCGACATGTTTCCCCAGACTGTCCACGTCGAGTGCGTAGCGTTGCTGGAACATGTTGATAAGAAGTAAAACAAAAAAGCCTTGGAAAATAGGGATTTCAGAGTAATAGCCACCCGCGGGAGCGATGCTTTAGGGTGGCTTTTTGCTGTTCGCCGGCCGTCATAAAATCTAAGCAACTTGCCCTGGTGGCTGTTATGTTATTGATGAAGTGTTTTCCCATTTTGGGGGATAGATGAAGATAAAAGTTATGGAATTACGGCATATTCTTAATTATTCGAGAAAGGGTCAGTTTCGTCTTTCTTTTAAGGTTAATACGACACGAATCATTTTAATTGGTATCATATCATAGTGGACTCATTAGCATAACGAGGTATTGCAAAAAGGGGATTACGCGTTTATAATGTCTCATCGATGGTGCGGACATAGCTC
This region of Aminobacterium colombiense DSM 12261 genomic DNA includes:
- a CDS encoding 2-oxoacid:acceptor oxidoreductase subunit alpha, whose translation is MPEVRFWQGNEALAYGALAAGCRFFAGYPITPSSEIAEIMASELPRLNGRFIQMEDEIAGVAAVIGASIAGKKTLTATSGPGFSLKQENLGLAYMAEIPIVVVDVMRGGPSTGVPTKISQQDVMQARWGTHGDHATICYSPSSVQECFELAIRAFNAAERFRQPVLIMSDEVLGHMREKIVLPEPGSYPVVNRKRPVDVPEKFVPYRPDPQDDLPCMASFGDGYTWHVTGLTHNDWGFPTNNSEEIERKMLRLMRKVDRFRDDIVEYETENVDDADVIVLSFGSVARSSLRAVREARSRGLRAGYFRPITLWPFPDKEIERLARKTRTIIVPELNCGQMVLEVERAVHGKAKVVPLNLVNGELFHPEDILSAIEEVA
- the rlmD gene encoding 23S rRNA (uracil(1939)-C(5))-methyltransferase RlmD, which gives rise to MLNQFHPCGHDEIINLKIETISSDGSGIARRPKDGLVYFVPGALPEEEIRVRVTKKKRDYAIGEIQEIIAPHPQRVTPLCSWYGQCGGCQLQHCSYDKQLEIKRTIVEEAFSRVAHIPVRNILAPCIASPKEWGYRNKASFPVRNNAGKTDIGFFRRRSHSIIPIDTCPVLEPALNHMLSYFIDSLECINLPPYDEKKHSGLLRHVIFRCGSFSKELLACLVVRKSLSSSEMKRVEQQWQSFQFPEFSFVGILENKNISPGNTILGQNSRSVQGREWLREFLNSKEFHFDGTAFFQVNSYQAARLFTYSANCFSDKGQGRALELYSGVGALSLFLASKFDNLVTVEDWPSAVEAMRKNLELNDFHNVSPHTGRAEDVIFHLDGPFNSVILDPPRSGCNRQVIQRILEWKPQQILYVACNPATLARDIALLYEGGYRLEKLQPFDMFPQTVHVECVALLEHVDKK
- a CDS encoding cation:proton antiporter: MHVLYYFALVLLAGIFMAKVTRKLRLPNVTGYILAGIVIGPSLGKLIPKEVVSSFFIVSEVALGFIAYSIGSEFNLKHIRKIGLSVVWITLMESLCAVFAVTLAMIFVFHQPLHFSLVLGSIAAATAPAATILVIRQYKAKGVLVDTLLPVVAMDDAVAILAFGVAVAFAESLVSNNSAIPMASVVLRVFNEVFFSLLLGLVLGLFLSFMSGRVKGEDALLSLTIGCIFLGIGLASKFGLSSLFVAMMIGAVVSNLVYSCDRVLSVVDRFTPPIFLAFFTISGADLQLGMLPKVGLIGVGYVVFRVIGKILGAYAGARMTNSPPTVQKYLGLTLVPQAGVAIGLSLLAEQTLPGMGVALRNIILGSTVIYELFGPVIAKQALVMAGEIKES
- a CDS encoding 2-oxoacid:ferredoxin oxidoreductase subunit beta, translating into MPSQDVMSWLRTRFFPHIWCPGCGHGIIMHALLRALVELDKKKSQTVIASGIGCSSRMPGYIDACTVHTTHGRSLAFATGIKLANPSLTVVDVMGDGDCSAIGGNHFIHACRRNIDITAIVMNNNIYGMTGGQASPTTPQGALATTTPYGAIDPAFDICRLAEGAGASYVARATIANPKMAEQYIANGIKKKGFAVIEIVSSCHTQFGRRNKRRTPIDNINYFKENTVTLARSKNMSSEELAGKIVVGEFVNKDIPEYTEQYLSLIERVRGKDHE
- a CDS encoding P-II family nitrogen regulator; amino-acid sequence: MQMLVIVLNKVDKVESLFKEFINIGVRGATIIDSKGMARVLHEDIDKIPLFGSIKMLINDQYPYNKTIFVVLEDEQVQPAIDAVKRVVEDLSKPDVGILFTIPVNCVEGLASNHRN
- a CDS encoding 2-oxoacid:acceptor oxidoreductase family protein, with amino-acid sequence MSRYEIRFAGSGGQGIILAAVIAGEAAALYEENLYVVQTQSYGPEARGGKSKAEVVISTVPIDYPKVTRPNLQVILTQQACEEFSADTLPGGRIIFDDSFVTDFPQVDAYIYQLPISRIAREQLGRELVTNMVALGAVARVLELENIVRPESVKKAILEKVPAGTKELNAKAFDEGYQVFKKSLHL